In Limnobaculum parvum, one DNA window encodes the following:
- the ubiG gene encoding bifunctional 2-polyprenyl-6-hydroxyphenol methylase/3-demethylubiquinol 3-O-methyltransferase UbiG, giving the protein MHSSENVDQKEIAKFEAVASRWWDLDGEFKPLHQINPLRLDYIQQRADGLFGKRILDVGCGGGILSESMAKEGANVIGLDMGAEPLLVARLHAIESGIPVEYVQQTVEAHALENQGHYDIVTCMEMLEHVPDPASVIRACAKLVKPGGHVFFSTINRNTKAWLMLVVGAEYVMNMVPKGTHDANKFIRPSELISWVNSTTLRERHITGLHYNPLFQTFKLGGNVDVNYMLHCTNEAEDNA; this is encoded by the coding sequence ATGCACTCATCAGAAAACGTTGACCAGAAAGAGATTGCTAAATTTGAAGCCGTAGCTTCACGCTGGTGGGATCTCGACGGTGAATTTAAGCCCCTTCACCAAATTAACCCATTGCGTCTGGACTATATTCAGCAACGTGCTGATGGGCTCTTTGGTAAACGAATCCTCGATGTCGGCTGCGGCGGTGGTATTCTCTCTGAAAGTATGGCGAAAGAAGGTGCCAACGTTATCGGTTTGGATATGGGCGCAGAACCTTTGTTAGTCGCCCGTCTACACGCGATAGAAAGCGGTATTCCTGTTGAATATGTTCAGCAAACTGTCGAAGCCCATGCGTTGGAAAACCAGGGTCATTACGACATTGTCACCTGCATGGAGATGCTGGAGCATGTGCCCGATCCGGCATCGGTTATTCGAGCTTGTGCAAAACTGGTTAAGCCCGGCGGTCACGTATTTTTCTCTACCATTAACCGCAATACCAAAGCTTGGTTGATGTTGGTTGTCGGTGCTGAATATGTGATGAACATGGTGCCAAAGGGAACACATGATGCCAATAAATTCATTCGCCCTTCAGAACTGATAAGCTGGGTCAATAGCACTACGCTTCGCGAACGCCATATCACCGGGCTTCACTATAACCCGCTGTTTCAGACGTTTAAGCTGGGTGGCAACGTTGATGTTAACTATATGCTACATTGCACCAATGAAGCTGAGGATAATGCTTGA